The following are encoded together in the Vigna unguiculata cultivar IT97K-499-35 chromosome 2, ASM411807v1, whole genome shotgun sequence genome:
- the LOC114167480 gene encoding dolichol-phosphate mannose synthase subunit 3, giving the protein MKHIVKILALVVAITVLWIGLLQTSVIPYNHTWLLPIYFVVSLGCYGLLMVGVGLMNFPTCPQEALLLQKDIVEAKEYLKQKGVDLTLN; this is encoded by the exons ATGAAGCACATTGTGAAGATTTTGGCATTGGTAGTAGCCATTACAGTGTTATGGATTGGCCTTTTACAAACTTCTGTGATTCCATATAACCATACTTGGCTG CTACCTATATATTTTGTTGTGTCTTTAGGATGTTACGGTCTATTAATGGTTGGTGTTGGTCTGATGAATTTCCCAACCTGTCCTCAAGAAGCTCTGTTGTTGCAGAAG gACATTGTTGAGGCCAAGGAATATTTAAAACAGAAAGGAGTTGATCTCACTCTCAACTGA
- the LOC114173045 gene encoding uncharacterized protein LOC114173045: MAATSLSLTSSLHFRKTHSRISPFNFRPLFQKGTQSLKSNFSFSTLHGTPHFRPSIAIAPFSPTQTRASSDECFDPADEAERLLLSGEKPVKFAFWVIFWASLSLAWFAVSKDANAAVDSIKASGFGLKIANSLRKLGWPDGVVVFTLATLPVLELRGAIPVGYWMQLNPTTLTILSILGNMVPVPFIVLYLKRFASFIAARSSTLSRFLDMLFKNAKEKAGPVEEFQWLGLMLFVAVPFPGTGAWTGAFIAAILDMPFWAAVSANFFGVVFAGLLVNLLVNLGLKYAIITGIILFFVSTFMWSILRNLKKGLNPSN; the protein is encoded by the exons ATGGCTGCCACATCGTTGTCACTAACATCATCATTGCATTTCAGAAAAACCCACAGCAGGATTTCACCTTTCAATTTTCGTCCTCTCTTCCAAAAGGGTACACAATCTCTTAAATCAAATTTCTCATTCTCGACCCTTCACGGCACCCCCCATTTCAGACCTTCTATTGCAATTGCCCCTTTCTCACCGACCCAGACAAGAGCTTCTTCTGATGAATGCTTTGACCCTGCTGATGAAGCCGAAAGATTGCTGCTTTCTGGGGAAAAGCCAGTTAAATTCGCCTTCTGGGTCATATTTTGGGCCTCTTTGTCCCTGGCTTGGTTTGCGGTTTCAAAGGATGCAAATGCTGCTGTTGACTCCATCAAAGCCTCTGGCTTTGGCTTGAAAATTGCCAATTCTTTGAGGAAATTGGGTTGGCCTGATGGGGTTGTGGTTTTCACACTTGCCACTCTTCCTGTGCTTGAGCTTCGTGGTGCTATTCCTGTGGGTTACTGGATGCAACTCAACCCCACAACTTTGACAATCTTGTCCATTCTGGG GAACATGGTCCCTGTGCCATTCATTGTACTGTACCTGAAAAGATTTGCGTCTTTCATCGCTGCAAGGAGCTCTACTCTGTCACGATTTCTTGACATGTTGTTTAAGAATGCCAAAGAGAAGGCTGGTCCAGTGGAGGAGTTTCAGTGGCTTGGTCTGATGCTGTTTGTGGCTGTCCCTTTTCCTGGAACAGGAGCATGGACTGGAGCATTTATAGCAGCTATTCTTGATATGCCATTTTGGGCTGCTGTATCTGCTAATTTCTTTGGTGTGGTTTTTGCTGGGCTGCTAGTAAACCTGCTAGTGAACCTTGGCCTCAAGTATGCTATTATTACTGGTAtcattcttttctttgtttctacATTCATGTGGAGCATCCTTAGAAATCTTAAAAAAGGTTTGAATCCGTCAAATTGA
- the LOC114173024 gene encoding uncharacterized protein LOC114173024, translating into MELFTKTNVVRLRSHLDKYLVADADGSQVRQSRKAPGRGARWTVEEITDGGSKKVRLRSYHGRYLTATEAPFLFGMTGKKVLQREFEPGADFKHDWEVTRDGFQVKLMCWSGKFLRANGGTPPWRSSVTVDEPHSSATKDWVLWDVETVEAVEELVDDLCDSTVSSIASDDFSVDSEPASPMSVFALKSPPARRNSNLMLQAISSNKFRNGMDFFHRAKAVRLRSHHDKYLLADEDEESVTQGRNGSSKSARWIVEYVPEYDNIIRLKSCYGKYLTASNLNFLLGMTGHKVLQTLPQRLDSSVEWEPVKDGGHVRLKTRYGNFLRANGGVPPWRNSVTHDIPHRSATQDWILWDVDVVEIYVNSPANSSKPSAPPLPGSDPVPVLASAPVPPPPSLSASLSRQKSNELNGSSKMEGRIIYYNIAEENGEVLDEGSQGYSLIFKGIGVEELTRKFEEETGLEGIIVCNRSPLNGRLYPLRLQLPPNTVTMRVVLVLPMSNVARELEAEGLL; encoded by the exons ATGGAGTTATTCACCAAAACCAACGTGGTGAGGCTGCGGAGCCACCTCGACAAGTATCTCGTGGCCGATGCCGACGGCAGCCAGGTCCGCCAGAGCCGTAAGGCCCCCGGCCGGGGAGCGCGGTGGACCGTAGAGGAGATAACGGACGGAGGAAGCAAAAAGGTGCGCCTCAGGAGCTACCACGGAAGGTACTTAACGGCGACGGAGGCGCCGTTTCTGTTTGGGATGACGGGAAAGAAGGTGCTCCAGAGGGAGTTCGAGCCCGGTGCGGATTTCAAGCACGACTGGGAAGTGACACGCGACGGGTTCCAGGTGAAGTTGATGTGCTGGAGTGGCAAGTTCCTGCGCGCGAACGGAGGGACACCGCCATGGCGGAGCAGCGTGACGGTGGACGAGCCGCACAGTTCGGCGACGAAGGATTGGGTTCTGTGGGATGTGGAGACTGTGGAGGCGGTGGAGGAGTTGGTGGATGATTTGTGCGACAGCACGGTTTCGTCTATCGCTTCCGATGATTTCTCCGTCGATTCGGAACCAGCGTCGCCGATGTCCGTTTTCGCCCTCAAGTCGCCGCCGGCGAGGCGGAACTCGAACCTGATGCTGCAG GCAATAAGTTCCAACAAGTTCAGAAATGGCATGGACTTCTTCCACCGCGCCAAGGCGGTGCGTCTCCGCAGCCACCACGACAAGTACCTGCTCGCGGATGAGGACGAGGAGTCCGTCACGCAAGGCCGCAACGGCTCCTCCAAGAGCGCGCGCTGGATCGTCGAATACGTCCCCGAATACGACAACATAATTCGCCTGAAAAGCTGTTACGGAAAGTACCTCACCGCCTCCAACCTCAACTTCCTTCTCGGCATGACGGGCCACAAGGTCCTCCAGACCCTCCCGCAGAGGCTCGACTCCTCCGTCGAGTGGGAGCCCGTCAAGGACGGAGGCCACGTCAGGCTCAAGACTCGCTACGGCAACTTCCTCCGCGCCAATGGGGGTGTGCCGCCCTGGAGAAACTCCGTCACGCACGATATTCCGCACAGGTCCGCCACGCAGGACTGGATCCTCTGGGACGTGGATGTCGTCGAGATTTATGTCAACTCTCCGGCGAATAGCAGTAAACCCTCTGCTCCCCCGTTGCCAGGTTCCGACCCTGTTCCAGTCCTCGCCAGCGCGCCGGTTCCCCCACCACCATCCTTGTCTGCCAGCTTATCAAGACAAAAG TCGAATGAATTGAATGGTTCATCTAAGATGGAAGGGAGgattatttactacaatattgCTGAAGAGAACGGAGAGGTGTTGGATGAAGGTTCGCAGGGCTATTCTTTGATTTTCAAAGGGATTGGAGTTGAAGAATTGACTCGAAAGTTTGAGGAAGAGACAGGTCTAGAGGGAATCATTGTATGTAATCGGAGTCCTTTGAATGGAAGGCTTTATCCTCTTCGCTTGCAGCTTCCTCCAAACACCGTCACCATGCGAGTTGTTTTGGTTCTTCCCATGTCAAATg tGGCTAGAGAATTAGAGGCAGAAGGCTTACTGTGA
- the LOC114172467 gene encoding TMV resistance protein N-like, which produces MYSSSSSSSNTKPEKHEVFISFKSEDTRKTFTSHLNAALKRRDIETYVECKVERGEEIPLTHVKAIEESTLSLIVFSKNYADSRCLDELVKIVECGKRKKQIVLPVFYDIDPSDVRNQRGTFAEAFTKHERHFEVKKVREWRNALVEAANFSGWDCNDVNRTEFEMVEEIANDVLQKLNRANVSDLDAQIAKLEQLAKLQGEFYQKIISVENLQNQRATVQRVIELKMERNMRLLRLTPDLLSHMQRSNSDDSYGGVFGNTFF; this is translated from the exons ATGTATTCATCCTCTTCATCTTCCTCCAATACTAAACCAGAAAAACACGAGGTGTTCATTAGCTTCAAAAGTGAAGACACCCGCAAGACATTCACAAGCCATCTTAATGCTGCTTTGAAAAGACGAGATATCGAAACCTACGTAGAATGCAAAGTTGAGAGAGGAGAGGAAATACCCTTAACCCATGTTAAGGCTATTGAAGAGTCCACACTCTCTTTGATTGTTTTCTCCAAAAACTATGCGGATTCTAGGTGTTTGGATGAACTGGTGAAAATTGTGGAGTGTGGAAAGAGAAAAAAGCAAATTGTATTGCCTGTTTTCTATGACATTGATCCTTCTGATGTGAGGAACCAGAGAGGAACCTTTGCTGAGGCATTTACCAAACATGAACGACATTTTGAGGTGAAGAAGGTACGAGAATGGAGGAATGCTTTGGTGGAAGCAGCAAATTTTTCCGGTTGGGATTGCAACGACGTCAACAG GACAGAGTTTGAAATGGTTGAGGAAATTGCGAACGATGTGCTTCAAAAGTTGAACCGTGCGAATGTGAGTGACCTAGATGCGCAGATTGCTAAATTGGAACAACTGGCAAAACTTCAAGGTGAATTTTATCAAAAGATTATCAGTGTGGAAAACTTGCAAAATCAACGGGCTACGGTTCAACGTGTGATAGAACTTAAAATGGAGAGGAACATGCGTTTGCTTCGTCTAACACCGGATTTGCTCTCACATATGCAAAGGTCAAACTCTGACGATAGTTATGGTGGTGTCTTTGGAAATACGTTTTTTTGA